One window of Pueribacillus theae genomic DNA carries:
- a CDS encoding ketopantoate reductase family protein, translated as MNITVIGAGAVGGYFGARLQEAGAKVTFLVREKRKKQIEENGFKVMSVKGDTILHHVSLESDASNISSSDLVIVAVKGYHLDGVLLQLEQLVSKGAKILPLLNGMEHYEILQQKFGRSAVVGGLCFIITTLDENGYIIHTSNQHDIVFGPLEKEQKEVCDKANTLMEKANMNVTYTEDILKQIWNKYAFITAYSGVTTATRLEIGAIREVPETLALYRETAEEMQKLAAAYGIDLGSKFSEDTVEKAFHLPENATSSMHQDFRKGLPLEVESLQGGALRLAKEKGVDLPVVRTLYRLIKPYEKQ; from the coding sequence ATGAATATCACTGTTATTGGAGCTGGGGCAGTCGGGGGATATTTCGGCGCACGTTTGCAAGAGGCTGGAGCAAAGGTTACGTTTCTCGTTCGTGAAAAGCGAAAAAAGCAAATTGAAGAAAATGGCTTCAAAGTAATGAGTGTAAAAGGCGACACTATCCTTCATCATGTTTCACTTGAAAGTGACGCATCAAACATCTCATCCAGTGATCTTGTTATAGTGGCTGTGAAAGGCTACCATCTCGATGGTGTCTTGCTTCAACTTGAACAGCTTGTGAGTAAAGGAGCAAAGATTTTGCCGTTATTAAACGGGATGGAGCATTACGAAATCTTGCAACAAAAGTTTGGGCGAAGTGCCGTGGTTGGAGGTTTATGCTTTATCATTACTACTTTGGATGAAAACGGCTATATTATTCATACGAGCAACCAGCATGACATCGTTTTCGGCCCGCTTGAGAAAGAGCAAAAAGAAGTGTGTGACAAAGCAAACACTTTGATGGAAAAAGCGAATATGAATGTGACATACACAGAAGATATTCTTAAACAAATTTGGAATAAATATGCTTTTATTACAGCGTATTCAGGGGTGACCACAGCAACCCGGCTTGAGATCGGCGCGATACGTGAAGTACCGGAAACACTGGCGTTATACCGTGAGACAGCAGAAGAGATGCAGAAGCTGGCTGCGGCCTACGGAATTGATTTAGGTTCTAAATTTAGCGAAGACACGGTAGAAAAAGCATTTCATTTACCTGAAAATGCAACATCTTCGATGCATCAGGATTTTAGAAAAGGGTTGCCGCTTGAAGTAGAGAGCTTGCAAGGTGGAGCCTTGAGGCTTGCGAAAGAAAAGGGTGTTGATCTTCCTGTCGTTCGAACGTTATACCGATTAATTAAACCGTATGAGAAGCAATAG